One Antarctobacter heliothermus DNA segment encodes these proteins:
- a CDS encoding GGDEF domain-containing protein, giving the protein MSRLPEEILHLLCPLHLLLEPTGHIRQAGPTLHKISREPMEGARFLEIFEVFRPRAVTSMEQLLQTEGRKIRLRLRSGVRTPLYGVLVSDGQGGAVINLSFGIHVLSAVRDYALTSSDFAPTDLAIEMLYLVEAKSAAMDASRSLNTRLQGAMVEAEERAFTDTLTGLSNRRALDALLERLKRSGDPFSLMHIDLDHFKQVNDTLGHAAGDQVLRHVARVMTDVVRQDDIAVRVGGDEFMIVFGKLVLPNRLSEIAERLIRRIEEPVIYGGQTCEISASIGIAVTEGPVGDPAELVEQADMALYASKRAGRAQYRFFAGAPGGDNSVQQASK; this is encoded by the coding sequence ATGAGCAGACTGCCTGAAGAAATCCTGCATCTGCTCTGTCCGCTGCACCTGTTGCTGGAACCGACAGGGCACATCCGCCAAGCTGGACCGACCCTGCACAAGATCAGCCGCGAGCCCATGGAAGGGGCGCGGTTCCTTGAGATCTTCGAGGTGTTTCGGCCGCGTGCCGTGACCAGCATGGAACAACTATTGCAGACCGAAGGCCGCAAGATCCGGTTGCGGCTGCGCAGCGGCGTTCGAACCCCGCTATACGGCGTACTGGTGTCAGACGGGCAGGGCGGCGCAGTCATCAACCTGTCGTTTGGCATCCATGTGCTGAGCGCGGTACGGGACTATGCGCTGACCAGTTCGGACTTTGCGCCGACCGATCTGGCCATCGAAATGCTGTACCTCGTCGAGGCGAAATCAGCGGCAATGGACGCCTCGCGCAGCCTGAACACCCGGTTGCAAGGCGCGATGGTCGAGGCCGAAGAGCGCGCCTTTACCGACACATTGACTGGCCTGAGCAATCGGCGCGCGCTGGACGCCTTGTTGGAGCGGTTGAAGCGCAGTGGAGATCCCTTCTCGCTCATGCATATCGACCTTGATCACTTCAAACAGGTGAATGACACCCTTGGCCACGCCGCAGGCGATCAAGTCCTGCGTCATGTGGCCAGGGTGATGACGGACGTGGTGCGTCAGGACGATATCGCGGTGCGTGTGGGCGGGGATGAATTCATGATTGTATTCGGCAAGCTGGTCCTGCCGAACCGGCTGTCGGAAATCGCTGAGCGACTGATCCGACGCATAGAAGAGCCAGTGATCTACGGCGGCCAAACCTGTGAGATTTCGGCCAGCATAGGGATCGCCGTAACAGAGGGACCGGTTGGTGACCCCGCAGAATTGGTGGAACAGGCGGACATGGCGCTTTACGCCTCCAAGCGGGCGGGACGGGCGCAATACCGGTTTTTTGCCGGTGCCCCCGGCGGGGACAATTCGGTACAACAAGCGAGCAAGTGA
- a CDS encoding heme NO-binding domain-containing protein produces the protein MHGLILRTFQVFIEDTYGPMTWAEIVVGAGLEVPAFEPMLNYPPETYSALIGAAELGLGKPAEAIWEDVGTYLVSHPNSEGLRRLLRFGGVDFIEFLHSLDDLPDRTRLAVADLVLPELELTDSGNLQFSLRVGDGLPGFGYVMIGVLRAMADDYGALALLDTEGGRRGEQILMITVIETAYAEGREFELAANTGGSEG, from the coding sequence ATGCACGGGTTGATCCTGCGAACCTTTCAGGTTTTTATTGAGGATACATATGGCCCCATGACATGGGCCGAAATTGTCGTCGGAGCGGGCCTTGAAGTCCCCGCATTTGAGCCGATGCTGAATTATCCACCGGAAACTTATAGCGCGCTGATCGGGGCGGCCGAGCTGGGGCTTGGCAAACCGGCAGAGGCGATCTGGGAAGATGTCGGCACCTATCTGGTGTCACATCCGAACAGTGAGGGGCTGCGCCGTCTGCTGCGGTTCGGCGGGGTCGATTTCATCGAATTCCTGCACTCTCTGGACGATCTGCCTGATCGGACGCGCCTTGCGGTGGCCGATCTGGTCCTGCCGGAACTGGAACTGACGGACAGCGGAAACTTACAGTTCAGCTTGCGGGTTGGCGACGGCCTGCCGGGCTTTGGCTATGTCATGATCGGGGTGCTGCGCGCCATGGCCGACGACTATGGCGCTCTGGCGCTGCTGGACACCGAAGGTGGCCGGCGAGGCGAGCAGATCTTGATGATTACGGTGATCGAAACCGCCTACGCCGAGGGGCGGGAGTTCGAGCTGGCGGCGAACACCGGGGGCAGCGAGGGATGA
- a CDS encoding trimethylamine methyltransferase family protein, whose translation MTDVADPLHEAHKRRRTGGRAGNKRRGGPVIEQMPWRLPVNIDRPTEPLTEEGVVRLDNACMRILEEIGIEFLHPEAVEILKRAGCTVNGENVRMGRDFVREMVAKAPSTFTLTPRNPDRTLTIGGNTILFGNVSSPPNYYDLEIGKKVSGTREQCANLLKLTQYFNCIHFAGGYPVEPCDVHASVRHLDVLFDKLTLSDKVMHAYSLGKERVEDVMEMVRIAGGLTHEEFDATPRMYTNINSTSPLKHDYPMMDGWMRMARRGQGLVVTPFTLAGAMAPVTMAGAVAQSLAEGVAAVVLAQVINPGVPCVIGTFTSNVDMKSGAPAFGTPEYMRATQMTGQMARFYDLPMRSSGVCAANVPDGQAMWETEHSLWAAIQSGTNMVYHAAGWLEGGLIASPEKFIMDCEVLQQLQRYMEPEICDVSDDALAVDTIREVGPNGHFFGVQHTQDRYETAFYQPFLSDWKNFEGWEAAGALWTPERAHVMFKRIIEEFEAPQMDAGIREELESFVARRKREGGAPTDF comes from the coding sequence ATGACGGATGTCGCTGATCCCCTTCACGAAGCCCACAAACGCCGCCGCACCGGAGGCCGGGCTGGCAATAAGCGTCGGGGCGGGCCCGTTATCGAGCAGATGCCTTGGCGGCTGCCGGTCAACATTGATCGCCCGACAGAGCCGCTGACCGAAGAGGGCGTTGTGCGATTGGACAACGCCTGCATGCGCATCCTTGAGGAAATCGGGATCGAGTTCCTGCATCCCGAGGCGGTCGAGATCCTGAAGCGCGCGGGCTGTACTGTGAACGGCGAAAACGTCCGCATGGGGCGTGATTTTGTCCGCGAGATGGTGGCCAAGGCACCGTCGACTTTCACCCTGACGCCGCGCAACCCGGACCGGACCCTGACGATCGGTGGCAACACCATCCTGTTCGGCAACGTGTCCTCTCCGCCGAACTACTATGACCTTGAGATTGGCAAGAAGGTGTCCGGCACCCGCGAGCAATGCGCCAACCTGCTGAAGTTGACACAGTATTTCAACTGCATCCATTTCGCGGGCGGCTACCCGGTTGAGCCATGTGATGTGCATGCCAGCGTGCGGCATCTGGATGTATTGTTCGATAAGCTGACGCTGTCCGACAAGGTCATGCATGCCTACAGCCTTGGCAAGGAACGCGTCGAGGACGTGATGGAGATGGTGCGTATCGCCGGCGGGCTGACCCACGAGGAATTCGACGCGACACCGCGGATGTACACCAACATCAACTCGACCTCTCCGCTGAAGCACGACTATCCGATGATGGACGGCTGGATGCGCATGGCTAGGCGGGGGCAGGGGCTGGTGGTGACGCCGTTTACCCTTGCGGGGGCGATGGCGCCCGTGACGATGGCCGGTGCCGTGGCGCAGTCGCTGGCCGAGGGGGTGGCGGCGGTGGTGCTGGCGCAGGTGATCAACCCTGGCGTGCCCTGCGTGATCGGCACGTTCACCTCAAACGTCGACATGAAGTCCGGTGCGCCCGCCTTTGGCACGCCCGAGTACATGCGCGCGACCCAGATGACCGGCCAGATGGCGCGGTTCTACGATCTGCCCATGCGGTCCTCTGGTGTCTGTGCGGCCAACGTGCCGGACGGGCAGGCGATGTGGGAAACCGAACACTCGCTTTGGGCGGCGATCCAATCGGGCACCAACATGGTCTATCACGCAGCCGGTTGGCTGGAAGGCGGGCTGATCGCCAGCCCGGAAAAGTTCATCATGGATTGCGAGGTGTTGCAGCAGTTGCAACGGTACATGGAGCCGGAGATCTGCGATGTCTCTGACGATGCGCTGGCGGTCGATACTATCCGTGAGGTAGGGCCGAACGGGCATTTCTTTGGCGTGCAGCACACGCAGGATCGCTATGAGACGGCGTTCTATCAGCCGTTCCTGTCGGACTGGAAGAACTTTGAAGGCTGGGAGGCGGCTGGCGCGCTTTGGACGCCGGAACGGGCGCATGTGATGTTCAAGCGGATCATCGAGGAATTCGAAGCGCCGCAAATGGACGCGGGTATCCGGGAAGAACTGGAATCCTTCGTGGCCCGGCGCAAACGTGAGGGGGGCGCACCGACGGATTTCTAG
- a CDS encoding HAD family hydrolase, with the protein MMGRGIEAVLFDKDGTLFDFAATWNTFAARLIDQLSEGDDLRRHGLARALKFDLESGRFLPDSPVIAGTNREVALLIAPILPRRTVDELEALIMAEAEVAPLSEAVALVPYLAGLAARGLTLGVMTNDSESVARAHLRAAGIEGMFDFVAGADSGHGAKPSPLPLLAFATATGHAPERVVMVGDSLHDLVAGRAAGMWTAGVLTGMAGADALAPMADVILPDIGHLPGWLAEVVT; encoded by the coding sequence ATGATGGGACGGGGCATAGAGGCGGTCCTGTTCGACAAGGACGGCACCTTGTTCGACTTTGCCGCCACATGGAACACCTTTGCGGCCCGACTGATCGACCAATTGTCCGAAGGCGACGATCTGCGTCGGCACGGGCTGGCACGGGCGTTGAAATTCGATCTCGAGTCTGGGCGTTTCCTGCCTGACAGTCCTGTCATCGCCGGAACCAACCGCGAAGTGGCACTTTTGATTGCGCCGATCCTGCCGCGACGCACCGTGGATGAACTGGAGGCGCTGATCATGGCCGAGGCCGAGGTTGCCCCTTTGAGCGAGGCCGTGGCATTGGTGCCCTATCTTGCCGGACTGGCAGCGCGGGGTCTGACACTGGGCGTGATGACAAATGACAGCGAATCCGTAGCGCGGGCACATCTGCGGGCTGCCGGTATCGAGGGCATGTTTGATTTTGTCGCCGGAGCGGATAGCGGACATGGAGCAAAACCCTCGCCTCTGCCATTGCTGGCCTTTGCCACGGCGACGGGCCATGCGCCCGAGCGGGTGGTCATGGTAGGGGACAGCCTGCACGATCTGGTGGCCGGGCGCGCGGCGGGCATGTGGACCGCCGGCGTGTTGACCGGAATGGCGGGCGCGGACGCACTGGCCCCGATGGCGGACGTGATCTTGCCGGATATTGGCCATTTGCCGGGCTGGCTAGCCGAGGTGGTAACCTGA
- a CDS encoding DUF3572 domain-containing protein — protein sequence MNLSREAAETVGLQAVAWVAGNDELLPVFLGATGASEADFRDGLQDPAFQGSVLDFLLMDDAWVMAFCTELDLKPEDPMAARMLLPGGEMVHWT from the coding sequence ATGAATCTGTCGCGGGAAGCCGCCGAAACCGTAGGCCTTCAGGCCGTCGCCTGGGTGGCGGGCAACGACGAATTGCTGCCGGTCTTTCTGGGCGCGACGGGCGCGTCAGAGGCGGACTTCCGCGATGGGTTGCAGGATCCTGCGTTTCAGGGTTCGGTGCTGGATTTTCTGCTTATGGATGACGCCTGGGTGATGGCATTCTGCACGGAACTGGACCTGAAACCCGAAGATCCGATGGCGGCCCGCATGCTGCTGCCCGGCGGCGAGATGGTGCATTGGACATGA